One genomic region from Kineobactrum salinum encodes:
- a CDS encoding FlgO family outer membrane protein — MYRVKNFAVAAIACVLLSACASQGGAPTFAAPQEVDVVKLMNASAADLVANASGLPPGGPIIAATFVDIDNLQQSSTLGRTLAEMFATGLVRAGLTVMEVKMRDSLFIRETTGELILSRDIRRLSASHDAQAVLIGTYAQAESMVYLNVRIVRSSDNVVLGASNVQLPMDKNIRAMLSPAW, encoded by the coding sequence ATGTATCGTGTAAAAAACTTCGCCGTTGCAGCCATCGCCTGTGTGCTGCTCTCCGCCTGTGCCAGCCAGGGTGGGGCACCGACCTTCGCCGCGCCCCAGGAAGTGGATGTCGTCAAGCTGATGAATGCTTCCGCGGCAGACCTGGTGGCCAATGCATCCGGGCTGCCGCCGGGTGGCCCCATCATCGCCGCGACCTTTGTCGACATCGACAATCTGCAGCAATCCTCGACCCTGGGGCGCACCCTGGCGGAAATGTTTGCGACTGGCCTGGTGAGGGCGGGACTCACGGTGATGGAAGTCAAAATGCGCGACAGTTTGTTCATCCGGGAAACTACCGGCGAACTGATACTGTCGCGGGATATCCGCAGACTTTCCGCCAGTCACGACGCCCAGGCGGTGCTGATCGGCACCTATGCCCAGGCCGAGTCCATGGTCTACCTGAATGTTCGCATCGTCCGCAGCAGTGACAACGTGGTACTGGGCGCCAGCAACGTGCAGTTGCCCATGGACAAGAACATTCGCGCAATGCTGTCGCCGGCGTGGTGA